A single region of the Streptomyces sp. NBC_00236 genome encodes:
- the pdxS gene encoding pyridoxal 5'-phosphate synthase lyase subunit PdxS, which produces MSTNPATPQSADAPATGTARVKRGMAEQLKGGVIMDVVNAEQAKIAEDAGAVAVMALERVPADIRKDGGVARMSDPTMIEEIIESVSIPVMAKSRIGHFVEAQVLQSLGVDYIDESEVLTPADEVNHSDKFAFTTPFVCGATNLGEALRRIAEGAAMIRSKGEAGTGNVVEAVRHLRQIKNEIARLRGYDNNELYAAAKDLRAPYELVKEVAELGKLPVVLFSAGGVATPADAALMRQLGAEGVFVGSGIFKSGDPAKRAAAIVKATTFYDDPKIIADASRNLGEAMVGINCDTLPEAERYANRGW; this is translated from the coding sequence GTGTCCACGAATCCCGCCACCCCGCAGTCCGCCGACGCCCCCGCCACCGGCACCGCCCGCGTCAAGCGCGGCATGGCCGAGCAGCTCAAGGGCGGCGTGATCATGGACGTCGTCAACGCCGAGCAGGCGAAGATCGCCGAGGACGCGGGCGCCGTGGCCGTCATGGCCCTGGAGCGGGTTCCGGCCGACATCCGCAAGGACGGCGGCGTTGCCCGGATGTCGGACCCGACCATGATCGAGGAGATCATCGAGTCCGTCTCCATCCCGGTGATGGCGAAGTCCCGCATCGGACACTTCGTCGAGGCCCAGGTCCTGCAGTCCCTCGGCGTCGACTACATCGACGAGTCCGAGGTCCTCACCCCGGCCGACGAGGTCAACCACAGCGACAAGTTCGCGTTCACCACCCCGTTCGTGTGCGGTGCCACCAACCTGGGCGAGGCCCTGCGCCGCATCGCCGAGGGCGCGGCCATGATCCGCTCCAAGGGCGAGGCCGGCACCGGCAACGTCGTCGAGGCCGTCCGCCACCTGCGCCAGATCAAGAACGAGATCGCCCGCCTGCGCGGCTACGACAACAACGAGCTGTACGCCGCCGCCAAGGACCTCCGTGCCCCGTACGAGCTGGTCAAGGAGGTCGCCGAGCTCGGCAAGCTGCCCGTCGTCCTCTTCTCCGCGGGTGGCGTCGCCACGCCGGCCGACGCCGCGCTGATGCGCCAGCTCGGCGCCGAGGGCGTCTTCGTCGGCTCCGGCATCTTCAAGTCCGGCGACCCGGCCAAGCGTGCCGCCGCCATCGTGAAGGCCACCACCTTCTACGACGACCCGAAGATCATCGCGGACGCCTCCCGCAACCTGGGCGAGGCCATGGTCGGCATCAACTGCGACACGCTGCCCGAGGCCGAGCGCTACGCCAACCGCGGCTGGTAG
- a CDS encoding glycosyltransferase family 4 protein, giving the protein MKIGIVCPYSWDVPGGVQFHIRDLAEHLIRLGHQVSVLAPADDETPLPPYVVSAGRAVPVPYNGSVARLNFGFLSAARVRRWLHDGTFDVIHIHEPTSPSLGLLACWAAQGPIVATFHTSNPRSRAMIAAYPILQPALEKISARIAVSEYARRTLVEHLGGDAVVIPNGVDVGFFAAAEPRPEWQGGTIGFIGRIDEPRKGLPVLMRALPAILAARPDTRLLVAGRGDEEEAVASLPEEMRARVEFLGMVSDEDKARLLRSVDVYVAPNTGGESFGIILVEAMSAGAPVLASDLDAFAQVLDLGAAGELFTNEDADALAAAAIRLLGDPERRAELRERGSAHVRRFDWSTVGADILAVYETVADGAASVATDERTGLRARFGLARD; this is encoded by the coding sequence GTGAAGATCGGCATCGTCTGCCCGTACTCCTGGGACGTTCCGGGCGGCGTGCAGTTCCACATCCGCGATCTGGCCGAGCATCTGATCCGGCTCGGCCACCAGGTCTCCGTGCTGGCCCCGGCCGACGACGAGACGCCGCTGCCGCCGTACGTGGTGTCCGCGGGCCGGGCCGTGCCCGTCCCGTACAACGGCTCCGTCGCCCGGCTGAACTTCGGCTTCCTGTCCGCCGCCCGGGTGCGGCGGTGGCTGCACGACGGCACGTTCGACGTGATCCACATCCATGAGCCGACCTCGCCCTCCCTGGGGCTCCTGGCCTGCTGGGCGGCGCAGGGCCCGATCGTCGCCACGTTCCACACCTCCAATCCGCGCTCGCGGGCGATGATCGCCGCCTATCCGATCCTCCAGCCGGCGCTGGAGAAGATCAGTGCGCGCATCGCGGTCAGCGAGTACGCGCGGCGGACCCTTGTCGAGCACCTGGGCGGCGACGCGGTCGTCATCCCCAACGGGGTCGACGTCGGGTTCTTCGCCGCGGCCGAGCCCAGGCCCGAGTGGCAGGGCGGCACGATCGGCTTCATCGGGCGCATCGACGAGCCCCGCAAGGGCCTGCCCGTCCTGATGCGTGCGCTGCCCGCGATCCTCGCGGCACGCCCGGACACCCGGCTGCTCGTGGCGGGCCGGGGCGACGAGGAGGAGGCCGTGGCCTCGCTCCCGGAGGAGATGCGCGCACGCGTCGAGTTCCTCGGCATGGTGAGCGACGAGGACAAGGCGCGGCTGCTGCGCAGCGTCGACGTGTACGTCGCGCCCAACACGGGCGGCGAGAGCTTCGGCATCATCCTCGTCGAGGCCATGTCGGCGGGCGCACCGGTCCTGGCCAGCGACCTCGACGCGTTCGCCCAGGTCCTGGACCTGGGAGCGGCGGGGGAACTGTTCACCAACGAGGACGCGGACGCCCTGGCCGCTGCGGCGATCCGGCTGCTGGGCGACCCGGAACGGCGTGCGGAGCTGCGCGAGCGGGGCAGCGCGCACGTGCGGCGCTTCGACTGGTCGACGGTCGGGGCGGACATCCTCGCGGTGTACGAGACGGTGGCCGACGGCGCGGCGTCGGTGGCGACGGACGAACGTACGGGGCTGCGGGCCCGGTTCGGGCTGGCCCGGGACTGA
- a CDS encoding phosphatidylinositol mannoside acyltransferase — protein sequence MSGAPGDTKPGAGERLSDGLYGLGWTAVKKLPEPVARALFRTIADQVWKRRGKSVLRLESNLARVVPDASPARLAALSKAGMRSYMRYWMESFRLPTWTPERIKASIDVTDAHRLTEGLDAGRGVVLALPHLGNWDLAGAWVTTDLKVPFTTVAERLKPESLYDRFVAYREGLGMEVLAHNGGTAFGTLARRLREGGLVCLVADRDLSASGVEVTFFGDTARMPAGPALLAQQTGALLLPVTLSYDDTPVMKARIHPPVEVPGSGDRAEKTSLMTQALADAFALGIAEHPEDWHMLQRLWLSDLEPRGD from the coding sequence GTGAGCGGCGCGCCCGGGGACACGAAGCCCGGTGCCGGTGAGCGGCTGAGCGACGGCTTGTACGGCCTGGGCTGGACCGCGGTCAAGAAGCTGCCCGAACCGGTCGCGCGGGCGCTGTTCCGCACCATCGCCGACCAGGTCTGGAAGCGGCGCGGCAAGAGCGTGCTGCGCCTGGAGTCGAACCTGGCGCGGGTCGTGCCGGACGCGAGCCCGGCCCGGCTCGCGGCACTCTCCAAGGCCGGCATGCGCTCGTACATGCGCTACTGGATGGAGTCGTTCCGGCTGCCCACCTGGACGCCGGAGCGGATCAAGGCGTCCATCGACGTGACGGACGCACACCGGCTGACCGAAGGGCTCGACGCCGGGCGCGGGGTCGTCCTCGCCCTGCCGCACCTGGGGAACTGGGACCTGGCGGGCGCGTGGGTCACCACGGACCTGAAGGTTCCGTTCACCACGGTCGCCGAGCGGCTCAAGCCCGAGTCGCTGTACGACCGGTTCGTGGCGTACCGCGAGGGCCTGGGCATGGAGGTGCTCGCGCACAACGGCGGGACCGCGTTCGGCACGCTGGCGCGCCGGCTGCGCGAGGGCGGGCTCGTCTGCCTGGTGGCCGACCGCGACCTGTCCGCCTCGGGCGTCGAGGTGACGTTCTTCGGCGACACGGCCCGGATGCCCGCAGGCCCGGCGCTGCTCGCCCAGCAGACCGGTGCCCTGCTGCTGCCGGTCACGCTCTCGTACGACGACACGCCGGTGATGAAGGCGCGGATCCATCCGCCCGTCGAGGTACCCGGCTCAGGTGACCGCGCCGAGAAGACGTCCTTGATGACACAGGCCCTGGCCGACGCGTTCGCCCTGGGTATCGCCGAGCACCCGGAGGACTGGCACATGCTGCAACGGCTCTGGCTCTCCGACCTCGAACCCCGCGGAGACTAG
- the pgsA gene encoding phosphatidylinositol phosphate synthase, which translates to MLNKYARAFFTRVLTPFAALLLRLGVSPDAVTLIGTAGVMAGALVFFPMGEFFWGTIVITIFVFSDLVDGNMARQAGISSRWGAFLDSTLDRVADGAIFAGFALWYAGSGDDNVLCAVAIFCLASGQVVSYTKARGESIGLPVAVNGLVERAERLVISLVAAGLAGLHAFGVPGIDILLPIALWIVAVGSLVTLVQRVVTVRRESAEADAAAAVSAAGDRGSEAAQ; encoded by the coding sequence ATGCTGAACAAGTACGCGCGTGCATTTTTTACGCGTGTCCTCACGCCGTTCGCCGCACTGCTGCTGCGTCTGGGCGTGAGCCCTGACGCGGTCACTCTGATCGGCACGGCCGGGGTGATGGCAGGTGCGCTGGTCTTCTTCCCGATGGGGGAGTTCTTCTGGGGCACGATCGTCATCACGATCTTCGTCTTCTCCGACCTCGTCGACGGCAACATGGCGCGGCAGGCGGGCATCTCCAGCCGCTGGGGCGCGTTCCTCGACTCGACGCTCGACCGCGTCGCCGACGGGGCGATCTTCGCGGGCTTCGCGCTCTGGTACGCGGGCAGCGGCGACGACAACGTCCTGTGCGCGGTCGCGATCTTCTGTCTGGCGAGCGGCCAGGTGGTCTCGTACACCAAGGCACGCGGTGAGTCGATCGGGCTGCCGGTGGCGGTCAACGGACTCGTGGAGCGTGCCGAGCGCCTGGTGATCTCGCTGGTCGCCGCAGGTCTGGCGGGGCTGCACGCGTTCGGTGTGCCGGGGATCGACATCCTGCTCCCGATCGCCCTGTGGATCGTCGCCGTCGGCAGCCTGGTGACGCTGGTGCAGCGGGTGGTGACCGTGCGCCGCGAGTCCGCCGAGGCCGACGCGGCGGCCGCGGTGTCGGCTGCGGGGGACCGGGGGAGCGAGGCGGCGCAGTGA
- a CDS encoding elongation factor G-like protein EF-G2 → MGDKAHTHTGAAGGAATAGHPSAIRNVVLVGHSGSGKTTLVEALAQTAGAVNRAGRVEDGTTVSDHDGIEQRRQRSVSLTLVPVEWDGIRINLLDTPGYADFVGELRAGLRAADAALFVVSAAQEADAVAGTTRAVWEECAAVGMPRAIVVTHLDTARTSFDAMTRICGEIFGGDDPDAVLPLYLPVHGPEAADGHAPLTGLTGLLSQRIFDYSGGERQEHPPAESQQAPLADARNRLIEGIIAESEDETLMDRYLGGAGIDIRTLVDDLERAVARGTFHPVLTVAPAADGARQGIGTVELLDLITGGFPTPLERRLPAVTTLHGAALPALDCDPQGPLAAEVVKTDSDPYIGRLSLVRVFSGTLRPDDTVHVSGHGLDDPAHEARPLHETETRVGALSSPFGKQQRPVTACIAGDLVCVARLDTAETGDTLSAPGHPLLMRPWTMPDPLLPLAIEAHGKADEDKLSQGLARLVAEDPTMRLEQNQDTHQVVLWCLGEAHLDVALDRLRTRYGVQVDAVPHRVALRETFAGPSTGRGRHVKQSGGHGQFAVCEIDVEPLPPGSGIEFVDKVVGGSVPRQFIPSVEKGVRAQAARGLTTGHPLVDVRVTLRDGKSHSVDSSDAAFQTAGALALREAAGDARIQLLEPVAEVRVLIPDDYVGPVMSDLSGRRGRVTGTEQSGTGRTLVRAEVPELEIGRYAVDLRSLSHGTGRFDRSYARHEAMPPQLADRLHEQ, encoded by the coding sequence ATGGGCGACAAGGCACACACGCACACCGGAGCCGCCGGAGGAGCAGCCACGGCCGGCCACCCCTCCGCCATCAGGAACGTGGTGCTGGTCGGCCACAGCGGCTCGGGCAAGACCACCCTCGTCGAGGCCCTTGCACAGACCGCGGGCGCGGTCAACCGGGCCGGCCGGGTCGAGGACGGCACCACGGTCTCGGACCACGACGGGATCGAGCAGCGCCGACAACGCTCGGTATCGCTCACCCTCGTCCCCGTCGAATGGGACGGCATCAGGATCAATCTGCTGGACACTCCCGGATACGCCGACTTCGTCGGGGAGCTCAGGGCCGGTCTGCGCGCGGCGGACGCGGCCCTCTTCGTCGTCTCGGCCGCCCAGGAGGCCGATGCCGTCGCCGGCACCACCCGCGCCGTGTGGGAGGAGTGCGCCGCGGTCGGCATGCCGCGCGCCATCGTGGTCACCCACCTGGACACCGCCCGCACCTCCTTCGACGCGATGACCCGGATCTGCGGCGAGATCTTCGGCGGTGACGACCCCGATGCCGTACTGCCGCTCTACCTGCCGGTGCACGGACCCGAGGCCGCGGACGGACACGCACCGCTGACCGGGCTCACGGGCCTGCTGTCGCAGCGGATCTTCGACTACTCGGGCGGGGAACGGCAGGAGCATCCTCCGGCCGAGTCGCAGCAGGCGCCCCTGGCGGATGCCCGCAACCGGCTGATCGAAGGGATCATCGCCGAGAGCGAGGACGAGACCCTGATGGACCGCTACCTCGGCGGCGCCGGCATCGACATCAGGACACTCGTCGACGACCTCGAACGCGCTGTCGCGCGCGGCACCTTCCATCCGGTCCTCACCGTCGCCCCCGCCGCCGACGGTGCCCGCCAGGGCATCGGCACCGTCGAACTCCTCGACCTGATCACCGGCGGCTTCCCCACCCCGCTCGAACGCCGGCTGCCCGCCGTCACCACCCTGCACGGCGCCGCGCTCCCCGCCCTGGACTGCGACCCGCAGGGCCCTCTGGCCGCCGAGGTCGTCAAGACGGACTCCGACCCCTACATCGGCCGGCTCTCGCTCGTACGCGTCTTCTCCGGCACCCTGCGCCCCGACGACACGGTGCACGTTTCCGGCCATGGACTCGACGACCCGGCCCACGAGGCCCGGCCGCTCCACGAGACCGAGACCCGCGTCGGCGCCCTCTCCTCGCCCTTCGGCAAACAGCAGCGGCCCGTCACCGCCTGCATCGCCGGTGATCTCGTCTGCGTCGCCCGGCTGGACACCGCGGAGACCGGCGACACCCTGTCCGCCCCCGGCCATCCTCTGCTGATGCGGCCGTGGACGATGCCCGACCCCCTGCTGCCGCTCGCCATCGAGGCACACGGCAAGGCCGACGAGGACAAGCTCTCCCAGGGCCTCGCACGCCTGGTCGCCGAGGACCCGACCATGCGCCTGGAGCAGAACCAGGACACCCATCAGGTCGTCCTGTGGTGCCTCGGGGAAGCCCACCTGGACGTGGCACTGGACCGGCTGCGCACCCGCTACGGCGTCCAGGTCGACGCCGTCCCCCACCGCGTCGCCCTGCGCGAGACGTTCGCCGGGCCGTCCACCGGACGCGGCCGCCACGTCAAACAGTCCGGCGGCCACGGCCAGTTCGCCGTCTGCGAGATCGACGTCGAGCCGCTGCCGCCCGGCTCCGGCATCGAATTCGTCGACAAGGTGGTCGGCGGATCGGTACCCCGCCAGTTCATCCCCTCCGTCGAGAAGGGCGTCCGCGCCCAGGCCGCCCGCGGTCTGACCACCGGACATCCCCTGGTCGACGTCCGCGTCACCCTGCGGGACGGCAAGTCGCACTCCGTGGACTCCTCCGACGCCGCGTTCCAGACCGCGGGCGCCCTGGCCCTGCGCGAGGCAGCGGGCGACGCCCGCATCCAGCTCCTGGAACCCGTCGCCGAGGTCCGCGTCCTGATCCCCGACGACTACGTCGGCCCGGTGATGAGCGACCTCTCCGGCCGCCGCGGCCGGGTGACCGGCACCGAGCAGTCCGGTACCGGACGGACCCTCGTACGGGCCGAGGTCCCGGAGCTGGAGATCGGACGCTACGCGGTCGACCTGCGCTCCCTGTCCCACGGGACCGGCCGGTTCGACCGCTCCTACGCCCGCCACGAGGCCATGCCCCCACAGCTCGCCGACCGCCTTCACGAACAGTAG
- a CDS encoding HIT family protein produces MLIGMTSEPEQQIGVGTPDAFQRLWTPHRMAYIQGENKPTGPEAGDGCPFCEIPSKSDEDGLVVARGEKVYAVLNLYPYNGGHLMVVPYRHVADYTELDGPETLELADFTKRAMTALRAASGAHGFNIGMNQGAVAGAGIAAHLHQHLVPRWGGDTNFMPVVGHTKVLPQLLADTRAMLADAWPRGV; encoded by the coding sequence ATGCTGATCGGCATGACGAGTGAGCCGGAGCAGCAGATCGGAGTGGGGACGCCCGATGCGTTCCAGCGCCTGTGGACGCCCCACCGGATGGCGTACATCCAGGGCGAGAACAAGCCGACCGGCCCGGAGGCCGGCGACGGCTGTCCGTTCTGCGAGATCCCCTCGAAGTCGGACGAGGACGGGCTCGTCGTCGCGCGCGGCGAGAAGGTCTACGCGGTGCTCAACCTGTATCCGTACAACGGCGGGCATCTGATGGTGGTGCCGTACCGCCATGTCGCGGACTACACCGAGCTGGACGGTCCCGAGACGCTGGAGCTCGCCGATTTCACCAAGCGTGCGATGACGGCGCTGCGTGCGGCGTCGGGGGCGCACGGTTTCAACATCGGGATGAACCAGGGCGCTGTGGCCGGTGCGGGTATTGCCGCGCATCTGCACCAGCATCTGGTGCCGCGATGGGGCGGTGACACCAACTTCATGCCGGTGGTGGGGCACACCAAGGTGCTGCCGCAGCTGCTGGCGGACACGCGCGCGATGCTGGCCGACGCCTGGCCGCGCGGCGTCTGA
- a CDS encoding potassium channel family protein, which yields MRDRTPARPSPALALWEQRTEVPLFAASLLFLLGYAVRVLAPDDAEPWHDLALALVAATWLLFVVDYAVRIRLSGLGRRFVRVRWLDTLVLLLPLLRPLRLVKVYTAIQKRHDEPRLSLYARVMSYAGLTALLLGFSAALAVYHQEHDAPAASIRTFGDAAWWACATLTTVGYGDVVPVTPWGRVVAAGLMACGLALLGAVTGSFSSWLIQVFRREDEKGPPASG from the coding sequence ATGCGCGACCGCACCCCGGCCCGGCCCTCACCCGCTCTCGCCCTCTGGGAGCAGCGCACCGAGGTACCGCTCTTCGCCGCCTCCCTGCTCTTCCTCCTCGGCTACGCGGTGCGCGTCCTCGCCCCGGACGACGCCGAGCCGTGGCACGACCTCGCCCTCGCCCTGGTCGCCGCCACCTGGCTGCTCTTCGTCGTCGACTACGCCGTACGGATCCGCCTCAGCGGCCTGGGCCGCCGGTTCGTCCGGGTCCGCTGGCTCGACACGCTCGTGCTCCTGCTGCCGCTGCTGCGTCCGCTGCGCCTGGTCAAGGTCTACACGGCCATCCAGAAGCGGCACGACGAACCGCGTCTCAGCCTGTACGCACGGGTGATGTCGTACGCCGGCCTGACGGCCCTGCTGCTCGGCTTCTCGGCGGCTCTCGCGGTCTACCACCAGGAACACGATGCGCCGGCCGCCTCGATCCGGACCTTCGGCGACGCGGCCTGGTGGGCGTGCGCGACGCTCACGACGGTGGGGTACGGGGATGTCGTGCCGGTGACTCCGTGGGGCCGGGTGGTCGCGGCGGGGCTGATGGCCTGCGGGCTGGCGCTGCTGGGGGCGGTGACTGGTTCGTTCTCGTCGTGGCTGATCCAGGTGTTCCGGCGGGAGGACGAGAAGGGGCCCCCGGCGAGCGGGTAG
- the thrS gene encoding threonine--tRNA ligase has product MSDVRVTIQRDSEREERVVTTGTTAAELFPGERTVVAARVAGELKDLAYVVSDGETVEPVLISSEDGLNILRHSTAHVMAQAVQELHPEAKLGIGPPVKDGFYYDFDVETPFTPEDLKAIEKKMQEIQKRGQKFSRRVVTDEAAREELADEPYKLELIGIKGAASTDDGADVEVGGGELTIYDNLDPKTGELCWKDLCRGPHLPTTRFIPAFKLMRNAAAYWRGSEKNPMLQRIYGTAWPTKDELKAHLEFLEEAAKRDHRKLGNELDLFSFPDEIGPGLAVFHPKGGVIRRAMEDYSRRRHEEEGYEFVYSPHATKGKLFEKSGHLDWYADGMYPPMQLDDGVDYYLKPMNCPMHNLIFDARGRSYRELPLRLFEFGTVYRYEKSGVVHGLTRSRGFTQDDAHIYCTKEQMAEELDRTLTFVLNLLRDYGLTDFYLELSTKDPEKFVGSDEVWEEATETLRLVAEKQGLPLVPDPGGAAFYGPKISVQARDAIGRTWQMSTVQLDFNLPERFDLEYTGPDGTKQRPVMIHRALFGSIERFFAVLLEHYAGAFPVWLAPVQAVGIPIGDAHIPYLQEFAAKARKQGLRVDVDASSDRMQKKIRNQQKAKVPFMIIAGDEDMANGAVSFRYRDGSQENGIPVEDAIAKIAKAVEDRVQV; this is encoded by the coding sequence GTGTCAGACGTCCGTGTGACCATCCAACGCGATTCCGAGCGGGAAGAGCGCGTGGTGACGACGGGCACTACGGCAGCCGAGCTCTTCCCCGGCGAGCGCACCGTCGTCGCCGCCCGCGTCGCCGGTGAACTGAAGGACCTCGCGTACGTGGTCTCCGACGGCGAGACCGTCGAGCCCGTACTGATCTCGTCCGAGGACGGCCTCAACATCCTGCGGCACTCCACCGCGCACGTGATGGCGCAGGCCGTGCAGGAGCTCCACCCCGAGGCCAAGCTGGGCATCGGCCCGCCGGTCAAGGACGGCTTCTACTACGACTTCGACGTCGAGACGCCGTTCACGCCCGAGGACCTCAAGGCCATCGAGAAGAAGATGCAGGAGATCCAGAAGCGGGGCCAGAAGTTCTCCCGCCGGGTCGTGACGGACGAGGCGGCCCGCGAGGAGCTCGCCGACGAGCCGTACAAGCTGGAGCTCATCGGAATCAAGGGCGCCGCCTCCACGGACGACGGCGCGGACGTCGAGGTGGGCGGCGGCGAGCTGACCATCTACGACAACCTCGACCCGAAGACCGGCGAACTGTGCTGGAAGGACCTCTGCCGGGGTCCCCACCTGCCGACCACCCGGTTCATCCCCGCGTTCAAGCTGATGCGCAACGCCGCGGCGTACTGGCGCGGCAGCGAGAAGAACCCGATGCTCCAGCGCATCTACGGGACCGCCTGGCCGACCAAGGACGAGCTCAAGGCGCACCTGGAGTTCCTGGAGGAGGCCGCCAAGCGCGACCACCGCAAGCTCGGCAACGAGCTGGACCTCTTCTCCTTCCCCGACGAGATCGGCCCGGGCCTCGCCGTCTTCCACCCCAAGGGCGGCGTCATCCGCCGGGCCATGGAGGACTACTCGCGGCGCCGCCACGAGGAGGAGGGCTACGAGTTCGTCTACTCGCCGCACGCCACCAAGGGCAAGCTCTTCGAGAAGTCCGGCCACCTGGACTGGTACGCCGACGGCATGTACCCGCCCATGCAGCTCGACGACGGGGTGGACTACTACCTCAAGCCGATGAACTGCCCGATGCACAACCTGATCTTCGACGCGCGCGGCCGCTCCTACCGTGAACTTCCCCTGCGCCTCTTCGAGTTCGGCACCGTGTACCGGTACGAGAAGTCGGGCGTCGTGCACGGCCTGACCCGCTCGCGCGGCTTCACGCAGGACGACGCGCACATCTACTGCACCAAGGAGCAGATGGCGGAGGAGCTGGACCGGACGCTCACCTTCGTCCTGAACCTGCTCCGCGACTACGGCCTGACCGACTTCTACCTGGAGCTGTCCACCAAGGACCCGGAGAAGTTCGTCGGCAGCGACGAGGTATGGGAAGAGGCCACCGAGACACTGCGTCTGGTCGCCGAGAAGCAGGGCCTGCCGCTGGTCCCGGACCCGGGCGGTGCCGCGTTCTACGGCCCGAAGATCTCGGTGCAGGCGCGGGACGCCATCGGCCGGACCTGGCAGATGTCGACCGTGCAGCTCGACTTCAACCTGCCGGAGCGCTTCGACCTGGAGTACACCGGCCCCGACGGCACCAAGCAGCGCCCGGTCATGATCCACCGTGCCCTGTTCGGCTCCATCGAGCGCTTCTTCGCCGTGCTCCTCGAGCACTACGCGGGTGCGTTCCCGGTGTGGCTGGCGCCCGTCCAGGCGGTCGGCATCCCGATCGGCGACGCGCACATCCCGTACCTCCAGGAGTTCGCCGCCAAGGCCCGCAAGCAGGGGCTGCGGGTGGACGTGGACGCCTCGTCGGACCGGATGCAGAAGAAGATCCGCAACCAGCAGAAGGCCAAGGTGCCCTTCATGATCATCGCTGGTGACGAGGACATGGCCAACGGCGCCGTGTCCTTCCGCTACCGCGACGGTTCGCAGGAGAACGGCATCCCGGTCGAGGACGCCATCGCCAAGATCGCCAAGGCCGTGGAGGACCGCGTCCAGGTCTGA
- a CDS encoding DUF4365 domain-containing protein produces the protein MALAQPEPSGLLPQRTAPLRGALATTACMETLQVGYLHAVAAAAGCSLSQPFPDNGIDWHVSHGAPGHLVDDEVTIKVQLKCTYQIPPRPPGPTFAFTLDNAHLVKLARTPVSVHKILVVMLVPRSQDDWLRAGHDRLDLRHCCYWTNLAGHAVTGRHRTTVRIPTSRIFDDRALCEIMTRVGAGGRP, from the coding sequence ATGGCGCTCGCGCAGCCCGAACCGAGTGGGCTGCTGCCCCAGCGGACCGCACCGCTGCGCGGCGCACTCGCCACCACCGCCTGCATGGAGACCCTTCAGGTGGGCTACCTGCACGCGGTCGCGGCCGCGGCGGGGTGCTCCCTGTCGCAGCCCTTCCCCGACAACGGCATCGACTGGCACGTCAGCCACGGAGCCCCCGGTCACCTCGTCGACGACGAGGTGACCATCAAGGTCCAGCTCAAGTGCACCTACCAGATACCGCCCCGGCCACCCGGCCCGACCTTCGCCTTCACGCTCGACAACGCCCACCTCGTCAAGCTCGCCCGGACCCCCGTGTCCGTGCACAAGATCCTCGTCGTGATGCTCGTGCCCCGCAGCCAGGACGACTGGCTGCGCGCCGGACACGACCGCCTCGACCTGCGGCACTGCTGCTACTGGACCAACCTGGCCGGTCACGCCGTGACCGGCCGGCACCGGACGACCGTGCGGATCCCGACCTCGCGCATCTTCGACGACCGGGCGCTCTGCGAGATCATGACCCGTGTCGGGGCGGGAGGGAGACCCTGA
- a CDS encoding 3'-5' exonuclease: MTHWYEGPLAAFDTETTGVDVEQDRIVSAALVVQDSSGGRTRVTRWLVNPGIPVPVGATEIHGLTDDHLQRNGRWPAPVVEEIARALAEQSAAGRPLVVMNAPFDLTLLDRELRRHRASSLGGYLENASLCVLDPRVLDKHLDRYRKGRRTLTDLCELYGVVLDGAHDAAADAAASLELVRAVGRRFATRLERLTPAELHTLQAVWHAAQARGLQAWFARSGTPETVDPAWPLRPEFRAAA, encoded by the coding sequence ATGACTCATTGGTACGAGGGGCCGCTGGCCGCTTTCGACACCGAGACGACGGGAGTGGACGTCGAGCAGGACCGGATCGTTTCGGCCGCGCTCGTCGTCCAGGACAGTTCCGGCGGGCGGACGCGCGTCACCCGCTGGCTGGTGAATCCGGGGATTCCGGTGCCCGTGGGGGCGACGGAGATCCACGGCCTGACCGACGACCATCTCCAGCGCAACGGGCGGTGGCCCGCGCCGGTGGTGGAGGAGATCGCCAGGGCGCTGGCCGAGCAGAGCGCGGCGGGCCGGCCGCTGGTCGTGATGAACGCGCCGTTCGATCTGACACTGCTGGACCGTGAGCTGAGGCGGCACCGGGCGTCGTCGCTCGGCGGCTATCTGGAGAACGCCTCGCTGTGCGTGCTGGATCCGCGGGTGCTGGACAAGCATCTGGACCGCTACCGCAAGGGCCGTCGTACGCTCACGGATCTCTGCGAGCTGTACGGGGTGGTGCTGGACGGGGCCCATGATGCGGCGGCGGACGCGGCGGCGTCGCTGGAGCTGGTCCGGGCGGTGGGGCGGCGGTTCGCCACCCGTCTGGAGCGGCTGACCCCGGCGGAGCTGCACACGCTCCAGGCGGTGTGGCACGCGGCCCAGGCACGGGGCCTGCAGGCATGGTTCGCCAGGAGCGGGACGCCGGAGACGGTGGATCCGGCCTGGCCGCTGCGTCCGGAGTTCCGGGCCGCGGCGTGA